In a single window of the Macrobrachium rosenbergii isolate ZJJX-2024 chromosome 35, ASM4041242v1, whole genome shotgun sequence genome:
- the LOC136856451 gene encoding uncharacterized protein isoform X2, producing the protein MHQGSKASSRELKKPFLETTKYFMENVIGKGIAVCKETEAEVNDRIESNNKMRKGLEGLVQPLEEIKLCISETFSKITQDNKLLMNKLDIIKGKGQQMKDSEDKLEAANDFASAGHLLDDGEKVLHDVEEKANEIKELLQENKDNMKQDIFKIEMALESAKKDLQRITEESGGDSVVNITVTDLRSPHGRSRGDAQREVFAVMTFEGKLRVAPVKTESSNQLYVNHLEEGRLPSKCFVIELESLMQGSPSPSPSPSPSPSSLPRAFLDLAFESTRLGRIIIRVTENGIWGLNFLYTCAGGMGPSYANSHVSGVGTKDDWIQMGDYVSHGGGKSTRAVLSSREDWEREGQRKEAYKQTSAKVGEVWGVVSHERASKFYIVTRKHTNLGGGYCFGKVEEGLFVLTDVTFQCPDYKKIKVTQCGLIL; encoded by the exons ATGCATCAAGGATCAAAGGCTTCGTCCAGAGAACTGAAGAAACCCTTTCTGGAGACTACCAAGTATTTCATGGAGAATGTTATCGGAAAAGGTATTGCTGTTTGCAAGGAAACTGAGGCTGAGGTCAATGACCGCATTGAAAGCAACAATAAGATGAGAAAAGGTCTTGAAGGACTTGTGCAACCACTGGAAGAAATAAAGCTTTGCATTAGTGAGACTTTCAGCAAAATTACCCAAGATAACAAATTGCTGATGAACAAGTTGGATATTATCAAAGGAAAGGGACAACAAATGAAAGACTCTGAAGACAAATTGGAAGCAGCAAATGACTTTGCTTCTGCTGGGCATCTTCTGGACGATGGCGAAAAGGTTCTTCATGATGTTGAAGAGAAAGCCAATGAAATTAAGGAACTTCTTCAGGAGAATAAAGACAACATGAAGCAG GATATTTTCAAGATCGAAATGGCTTTAGAAAGTGCCAAGAAGGACCTGCAAAGAATAACTGAGGAATCAGGAGGAGACTCTGTTGTGAACATTACG GTGACTGATCTCCGAAGTCCTCATGGTCGCTCGAGAGGGGATGCCCAAAGAGAGGTCTTTGCTGTGATGACCTTTGAAGGGAAACTGAGGGTGGCTCCAGTCAAGACTGAGTCCAGCAACCAACTATACGTGAATCATCTTGAAGAAGGAAGGCTCCCATCAAAATGCTTTGTCATAGAG CTTGAGTCCTTGATGCAAgggtctccttctccttctccttctccttctccttctccttcttcccttccaAGGGCGTTCCTGGATCTGGCATTTGAATCCACCCGCCTGGGGAGGATCATCATCAGGGTCACTGAGAATGGCATTTGGGGTCTCAACTTCCTGTACACGTGTGCAGGAGGGATGGGACCCTCTTATGCCAACTCTCATGTCTCAGGTGTAGGGACGAAGGACGATTGGATACAAATGGGAGACTATGTGTCCCATGGAGGAGGCAAATCAACTCGAGCAGTGTTGTCATCGAGGGAGGACTGGGAGAGGGAGGGTCAGAGGAAGGAGGCCTATAAACAGACGTCAGCGAAGGTGGGGGAAGTGTGGGGAGTCGTCTCACACGAAAGAGCTTCGAAGTTCTATATCGTCACAagaaaacataccaatttgggAGGAGGATATTGCTTCGGGAAGGTGGAGGAGGGACTGTTTGTCCTGACAGACGTCACCTTTCAGTGTCCAGACTATAAGAAAATCAAAGTGACCCAATGTGGCCTTATTCTGTGA
- the LOC136856451 gene encoding uncharacterized protein isoform X1: MAASNIYQASNPLECDICCNVFSEDHCPRLLPCSHSFCGPCINELISTQKKKCAVCRKTFTANSAEDVVTNRGLLDAAKQLASMHQGSKASSRELKKPFLETTKYFMENVIGKGIAVCKETEAEVNDRIESNNKMRKGLEGLVQPLEEIKLCISETFSKITQDNKLLMNKLDIIKGKGQQMKDSEDKLEAANDFASAGHLLDDGEKVLHDVEEKANEIKELLQENKDNMKQDIFKIEMALESAKKDLQRITEESGGDSVVNITVTDLRSPHGRSRGDAQREVFAVMTFEGKLRVAPVKTESSNQLYVNHLEEGRLPSKCFVIELESLMQGSPSPSPSPSPSPSSLPRAFLDLAFESTRLGRIIIRVTENGIWGLNFLYTCAGGMGPSYANSHVSGVGTKDDWIQMGDYVSHGGGKSTRAVLSSREDWEREGQRKEAYKQTSAKVGEVWGVVSHERASKFYIVTRKHTNLGGGYCFGKVEEGLFVLTDVTFQCPDYKKIKVTQCGLIL; this comes from the exons gcaTCCAATCCCCTGGAGTGCGACATTTGCTGTAATGTGTTCAGTGAAGATCACTGCCCGAGACTTCTCCCTTGTTCCCACTCGTTCTGTGGCCCTTGCATCAATGAGCTCATCTCgacccaaaagaaaaaatgtgctgTCTGCAGGAAGACATTCACGGCCAATTCAGCAGAGGACGTGGTGACTAACAGAGGCCTCCTTGACGCTGCAAAGCAACTTGCATCCATGCATCAAGGATCAAAGGCTTCGTCCAGAGAACTGAAGAAACCCTTTCTGGAGACTACCAAGTATTTCATGGAGAATGTTATCGGAAAAGGTATTGCTGTTTGCAAGGAAACTGAGGCTGAGGTCAATGACCGCATTGAAAGCAACAATAAGATGAGAAAAGGTCTTGAAGGACTTGTGCAACCACTGGAAGAAATAAAGCTTTGCATTAGTGAGACTTTCAGCAAAATTACCCAAGATAACAAATTGCTGATGAACAAGTTGGATATTATCAAAGGAAAGGGACAACAAATGAAAGACTCTGAAGACAAATTGGAAGCAGCAAATGACTTTGCTTCTGCTGGGCATCTTCTGGACGATGGCGAAAAGGTTCTTCATGATGTTGAAGAGAAAGCCAATGAAATTAAGGAACTTCTTCAGGAGAATAAAGACAACATGAAGCAG GATATTTTCAAGATCGAAATGGCTTTAGAAAGTGCCAAGAAGGACCTGCAAAGAATAACTGAGGAATCAGGAGGAGACTCTGTTGTGAACATTACG GTGACTGATCTCCGAAGTCCTCATGGTCGCTCGAGAGGGGATGCCCAAAGAGAGGTCTTTGCTGTGATGACCTTTGAAGGGAAACTGAGGGTGGCTCCAGTCAAGACTGAGTCCAGCAACCAACTATACGTGAATCATCTTGAAGAAGGAAGGCTCCCATCAAAATGCTTTGTCATAGAG CTTGAGTCCTTGATGCAAgggtctccttctccttctccttctccttctccttctccttcttcccttccaAGGGCGTTCCTGGATCTGGCATTTGAATCCACCCGCCTGGGGAGGATCATCATCAGGGTCACTGAGAATGGCATTTGGGGTCTCAACTTCCTGTACACGTGTGCAGGAGGGATGGGACCCTCTTATGCCAACTCTCATGTCTCAGGTGTAGGGACGAAGGACGATTGGATACAAATGGGAGACTATGTGTCCCATGGAGGAGGCAAATCAACTCGAGCAGTGTTGTCATCGAGGGAGGACTGGGAGAGGGAGGGTCAGAGGAAGGAGGCCTATAAACAGACGTCAGCGAAGGTGGGGGAAGTGTGGGGAGTCGTCTCACACGAAAGAGCTTCGAAGTTCTATATCGTCACAagaaaacataccaatttgggAGGAGGATATTGCTTCGGGAAGGTGGAGGAGGGACTGTTTGTCCTGACAGACGTCACCTTTCAGTGTCCAGACTATAAGAAAATCAAAGTGACCCAATGTGGCCTTATTCTGTGA